The genomic DNA CAGCTCTCGAGACCTCAGGGGAGCAGCTCGCACGTAACACCGCGACGGTAACAGCAATCGACCGGCCGCGACCGTGGacgcggacggcgacggcgcggccggcAAATAAAATCAAGTCCGGCAACGGTGGCAGGCAGGGAGGGGGCAGATCTCGACGGGAAAGATTGCATCTTTGTCCAGCGTCGTCAACACTGACAACGAATCCTATGGGTGATTTGCTCGCGCGCGCAGGTGAGGTGATCCATCCATCCGGGTGGCAATTACTAAGCTTCAGTAACCGGTGCTAGTACCACTACCGCTGACAGTAGTGGCTAATGACTCTACTGGATGTTGCCATTGACAAATCACACCCCTTATTTATTGGACacccagctgctgctgctgctcgtaaTCCTTTTTTCCGGTAAACTGGATCTTCGCAGATGGTATATACTAGCTTTCTTACTTGTATGTTTCCTCTTTTCATGTGTAGCAAAAACTTTGCATTTAGGACAGAAAATAGTAGCTTTTTACTCGTATGCAATGCTAGAAAATGTTTGGCGCTCCATGCTGAAAACTTGTCCCGAAAAAGAAACTTCATGTTGCAAACAGGATGTTGCTAGATCACACTATACGTCTCCCCGCAATGATACGTCCCTTTCGGGAGGAACTGCATCAATATTCAAgtccttcattttttttctctgcaCATGAAGCTACCACTTTACTTAAAAAAAGCAAGAAGCACCAGTACTCCAGAAGGGAATAGCTTCGCCCTCTTCTGCGGGTGCTGGCCTCCCCCACCAAATCTTGACCGTACATAAGCTATCGTGCTATATATAGAGATGGGCTGAAATTACCCCGATGGGGGGTTTTGAATTGGAAATGTCTAAACTTGAACTCATTTTACTTTTTCAAATATTCAACTGCAACATCAAAAGTTTAGAGCAAGGGGCTTATTTTGGCTTCAATTTATGATTTTTGTTAAGCTGAGGGCTAAACTAATCTATCAATTTTCATACATATTTTTCCAATGTATTGCACATCTCGATATTGCAAATTGGAACTGTGACGTGTGGGTGAATCGGGCAAGAATGTTGCttgcaagggggggggggggggggggaaagaGCTCGCTTGTGAGTAGAATTATTATTTCTTTGGACCAGTGCAAAATCAGGGTCCCCAAAAATTATTGTCCGTGAAAGTAAAAGGTAATTTGGCAATCTTACATGTACCACCGGAATTGGCAATATTTGAGAAAtaaattgaactttttctttctttgtttctttctgaGTTTCACATTCCCATCTGCTGTCACACTTTTCATGGGACAAGCATCAGAAAAGGAGAGACAAATTTtcatggattttttttatttgactaGAATGTACATGCATGGAATGTTCGATGTCAGATGATCTTTCTTTTTTAAAGTAGTTGATCTTTTATTGAGAAACAAAAAAAGGATTAGCCTAAAAAAAGAAGTGCGATGCTAGCTGCAATTGGTTAAAATCAAATAACTATGAAAAAACAAGTTTTTTCCTGAAAATCTGGAAGAGCATTAATTACCATTGGAGGTGGTCGATCAATGTGTTCACCACTTCACCTCCACCTTTTGAAAAGgggcaaaaaaaaagatcaccTTTCTCTTGATCTCTTGATCGAGAAGACTCCCTCCAATCGATTCCCTTCTTGGTGTCAGTAGTAACGATATCGTATTCCGCAATCCAAGATCTTGCTAGGAGTACGTAtgtaaaaagaaaaggaagtcCACGATTTTGTATATCACATCACCCCTTATTTTCTAGCCAGAAACAGTGACCTTTTCCACACGGATGTGCTCCTAACAGTCCACCTTGTTCATACGTAGACCAAATGGAAGAAAGAGAAGTGAAAGTTGCTCAAAAGTCAACTTCTTCAGCGGCCTGGAGATGCAAAACAAAAATATAGGATCGATAACGATAATTTATATACAAGGAGATCAAACAAGAAATACTATACTCATATCTCTATCTCTTTCAATCAACATAATAGCCTTGCTGTTCATTTGGCAAGCCAATCAATACAAGGGGAAAAAAGAGCCACAAGAAAtccagaaagaaaaaaagagcatggaaaaagagaagaaagggaAGCAGAAGGGAATGGTAATACTACacgctcctctcttctccttctCATTCTTCTCCTCTACCTCGCCATGCACGGGCCCACGCGAGCGAGATCAGATCGCGCGCCCCGCCGGTGATGGCAGCAATggacgcgccgccggccggccaagaGCCAAGACACGCGCGGTAGAAATGGCCGCAGCTTAATAAGAAGCTACTGTAGCGAGGGGCGGTGCTCATCTGTTGTGCAGCGGGTTGGGCCCCGTGGGCACGCGGCGCTTGTCCTCGTCGAccagctcgtcgccgccgccagcgcgccaccgccgtccgAGCCCGATGCTGACGAGGCCAACGACCACGACGTCGAACGCGCTCCGcctcccgccgtccgccgccgcggccgccttgcCGCTGGCGCCGGGCACCGCGCGCGActcggcggcgcacgcggccgCGAGGAGCACTAAGCACGCGACCAGCGCCGCGCGAGACCACCGCCTCGCCCTCATGCCGCCGCACGCGGCACAAGGAAGATCAGGGCCGGCCACCCGACTGCTACGACGACGACCGATGCCGCAGGCGCGGCAGGCTTAACGAGAAAGCGAGGGTCTTTGACGTGCGGACGGATCGAGCTAGCTAGGCGTGCGTTGGGGAAGAGGCcggaggagccggagcccggCCGGAGGCAGCGGCCAGACGAGCAACAGTGGAGTGGTAGAGTAGAGTCAAAGCGGGTAAAGGCTCGGAGCTGCAGGTAGCTGGAGGTTCTCGCTGCTGCAAAACTGCAAAGGGGTTTTATGTAGGTGGGGAGGCGGCCGGTGTGGGGTGCGCGCCCGCCCGGCGCCCCATGCCTTACCTCCCCTCTACGGCCTACGTGGGGCTCCACACGCgcagcgagcgagcgagagagagagagaggggcaaGGCGCAGATGGCAGCTAGGGGCCAGTGGGGGGATGCCACCAAACCACATTGAAGGATCTTCAATTCTCTGCGCCTCCCTGCCACTGTCCGTCTCAGCACCCCAAGCCCAACcgtgggggagagagagagagagagagagagagagcagaaaACGCCCACACCCCAGGCCACTTTGCACAGAGAAAAAGGTGCGGAGGAGATGGAAAGTTTGGTGAGCAGGGGCCCAACGCACAGAGTGACACAACCCCGGCCGCGTCGTTGCTGTTCCcttcccctcccccccccccccccccccccacaatgCAAGATCAATGACCGTGGATCATCCACCCACGTTTTCCTTTAGCTTGACACCACGGTGAAACCGCAACAACCATGCACACGCAGTACTCCATGTCACAACAAGTTGCCCCTGCGATCTGCTGCTTATTAGGTTAATGTGTGATCGCTCGCTGGAAAAGGCCAATGGAAATGTATGCGATGCTTGCAAGCCAGGTGCCTGCACAGTTGTGGTACGCATGGCCTCCTGGTGGTTGCATTGCAGCAGCTGCTTCGTCGTCGACGAGTACTGTATTTGGAGGGAGCGAGGAGAGTAGTCAGGTCAGTCAATGCGGTAGCTGTAGTTCCATTTGGTCAGGCAGAGCCTCGAGTGCGCGCCCCATAACTTGTGTTGCGCGGAGGCAGGACGAGCTGGTGATCCGAGGGCGAGGCTCCGCGCGGTCAAAACCCCTTTCGAGAGCGCCCtgctgccctgccctgccccgTAGTAGTCGCccatgggtgtgtttagatgaggtgaaaaggggagaaaaattcacatcagtcactgtagcacattgtagcattttttgtttgtttgtggtaaatattgtcctatcatgacctaactaggctcaaaagattcgtctcgcaacgtacatcaaaactatgcaattagtttttttatttaactacatttagtactctatgcatggattatttactatatttaatgtttcgatgtgatataAGATGTGATGGATATGATGGAAAGTTTAGAAATTtagtgggaactaaacacaccccatgTCGCTGCCCTTTTAGACGATCGCCAATGAATACACAGCGTACAGGCATGCAGCATCATGGCTCATAAATGGAGACAGAGAGAGATCCCACCCCGCAAACCTAAAAAAACCGTAAATACAAAAAAGTGAAAatgaattttgctaatttgaagtactaaatgaagtctatttacaaaattttttgcatggttgggctataaatcgcgagacgaatctaattagcctacttaatccatgatttgcaatagtgatgctacgGTTTACGTTACGCGACCACGGCCACCCGGTTAGTATTTTGCTTCCCGTACAAGTTTGTTTGCTTGTAGGGTTGAGGACGAGAGAGAGATGGGTCGAGTATAGACAGTAGTAGAGAGTATGTACGTGTAGAGAGTACTGTAGAGCAACTGAGCGAGAGCTCGAAACAAACAAATTAATGTGCTCCGCGAAAGGCTAGTGAGATGCTACCTGGATGTACAAGGAGCACTTAACAACAAGCAAGCTAGCAAGCATAAGGGGACAAGAAAGAAAGGGTCAGCGCAATATGGGCGCCGATCGATCGAGAGGAAGGGTTGCACGAGCCGAGAGCGACAAGAGAGCGAGAGGAATAGAGGGAGCTCGGGAGCAAGGAAACCatcttccctctcctcctcgtcCGGGTTGTTCCTGCTGCAGCGTAATACTAGTACATATACACTTCTATGTCTCTCTAGCCATCTCTATCGATCGGGCCGCTAGGCCGGGCTGTACGTGACACACTCGCCAGATGGGGAGCAAGGAGCCAAGGACGTGTCCTCGACGCCAACCACCTCGATCCACCTACACGCCGTCACACGCAGACCGGGCTTATGGGCGGCTTTGCACGTACCGCCTGGCCCTACTCGATCTACGGCGACAGAGAGCTAGCTCTGGCCTCTGGCCGATGGGCCCTACGACTCTTGTACATACAGCTACACTGCCGCGGCCCCGCTGCAGTGCAGGGTCTAGCTCCTCCTGTACTTGGCACTTGCTGTACAGTTGTACAATATACAGATGGCAATTCGTAGGGTGTGACATTGTGGTCCatgatctattatattattaagggagtgttaaaaggagccaccacgttcgccgagagggtctagaaattcccacattaatttaaaaaaaagaagaatgtaCACCATTGATTTTTATGATGATCCAACGACTTAGATTAATTCAAAGAGTCAATACAAAATACTATTATAAATAGCTaaaatttaaaaagaaaataCATAAGCCAATAGAAATATTAGACTACAACTCTACTTAGTCCGTACATGACCAATATGGCAGCAATTCTATTCTCGctataaaatttaaaaagaaaataCATAAGCCAATAGAAGTATTAGACTACAACTCTACGTAGTCCATACATGACCAATATGGCAGCAATTCTATTCTCGCTATGGAGACCAAAGGAAATCTAGGCTAGGAAATAAAAACTATTATAATAGGTCAGCAACTCAACCATGGAATCAAGGACTATGAAAAATCATTTTGAGAAGCTCAGCGTTGCAATCTGAGAACAACGAATGATCCAGTATGAGCTTCATGGGTCGCTCTTTGATGACATCGTGATAAAACAAGACATTCAATTTGATCGGAAGGGGCAGTCTGAGACAATATCAGTGTGGTGTTGAGATCGCCACCACCCCTAGAGATTCAGATGCCATGGAggatgtagcgaaaatggcctctcatgccatatttcaatataatattttggtgattaatatagacaacacaacacttggactaatgtgagtgttaagatgatcattctcaggcttttaggttcaagtgatgacaaagagaagataggcatagctaggcccgaaggacaagaatcgaagagactgtgaagaaattcaatacaccggttgaaccgatgttaaggaaaagacacacgccggtgtaattgtccagaagctggaaactgaagatacactcaccggattaaccgacgttgaagaaaatgcatacgtcggtgcattgccaaacgaagaccgatgaaaatacatacaccggttcaaccgacaatgcatcggtcaattgcatcggttcagttgtccagagaggtggtttttggaggaacgtgaagaagttacaatcaccggttaaaccgacgctaattttacatacaccggttgattgcatcggttaaaccggcgatacaccggttatttgctaacggctagtttttcaagtagcagtttacatacaccggttgaaccgatgatggcttttggggtacgtcggattaaccggcgttaagcacattttgggcagcttttctccaacggctatatttgcttatgctgcctatatatacccccaaggccgggtcatttggtagtgctggagttcaaggaagtatacaagagctaaagatcatctccaaccaccatagagcttcattgtacatcatataggcttaagcacacttgtgagagtgcttagtgcttgtttaggcttagttcttgagagaactagcttgagagaaagccttactgcggcaagcaccttgtgtactcgtcgtgtgaccctccgacttggtgtggagtggcaacgacactttgtgcggggaaggaggcccctacttggtgttaaagctccaagatagtgaagacggtgccgtggtgacgcttcgagatagacggtggcggtgagctcgtctttgtgacttggcgtcacttagcctttgcttgtcgggagccttggaggcgtggcaagacggtgatcaagcgaagagactcggcatcacacttgttcgtgttggacaagtggccgtggacgtagggagggactttggtgtcctaaccgaaccacgttaaatcgtgtgtcttggtgtcttcacgggagtttgcatatcctctcccttaccgctttacttaccgcattatgtttccgcatttactctttcttgcttacctttactttcctagttagtttgattaggattggctataggttgcaagtcttttggggtaagtagagggtagcatagataaaccttagtcataactagcatgtgtaggacgtgttagatttatcttatgcaattagattgagccctaggttaaaaagcgattagcgaccctattcaccccctccccctctagggtcggacaccccggtgatccttacagaggAGGAAATCGCTATCATAATCGACGCCCTTGCCATGTGGATCGAGCTCCCCACCACGAGCAAAACGGGTGCTATGTATATGCCCAGCGGCAGCGGTGGCTGGTTAATTCCATGTGCTCGACGGTAATGGTGGATAGTTTCATACAAGAGCTCGACGATGACCGCAATAGAACCCATGTTTGTGTGGCTTATTATTTAAGCGAGTGGTTGAAGTTGATTCCATGTTTACTCAGATTCTGACCATACCAGATAATGGAAATCAAGGAGGCAAAAAAGATATTGAGCCTCTGAGCCGAATGGTCACCAATGATTCTGATGTCGTAGAGGTTCTGATTCACTTAGACCAATGAATAATCACGCAGGGGGTGCAAATGATGATGGCACATAATTCCAACCAGCAGCATGATCTCAGTGATAAAAATcaacaagaaaaaaagagaggacaTCCTAGATGATGAGGGGCTTCATTTGAAGCCTCTTTATGCTCTCCTTGATAATACCGTGATTATTACCATCGAGGGTCCTGAAAAGAAGCCGACGAGCCAAAAGAAGGATCAGAAGAGAGACTTTAGAGGCTGGGCCGTCAACTTCTACCGCTGCAGGAACACATTTGGCCTCGCATAATTGGTCATCCATCATAGTGATCACCATGGTGTGCGCAAGCAGGGCGTTGGAATAGCACTATAAGCAGTGCATGAACTAGTGATCTCGGCCTCAATATGGTGCCGAGAGCGCCTGGCGCAGATTGAGGAGTTTTATCGTGTGGCCATGTTGCAAAGATGGCAGGGGATCACAAGATCATTTGATGACACGCTGACTACCATTCTACCAACATGTTCATCATCTTTGTTGCCGTATGACATGCTGACTACCATTTCATAACAAGAGCATGTACAATACAATCAAGCTACTAGCATGTAACTTCAATGGTGGATGGGAAAAAGTGGTGAAGTAAAGAAGATCTATATGTATTTTATcttgaaattaaaatatttaaaatatgCTATTCTACATGAAttaggaaaaaataaaaaatccatataaataacaaataaattactaaaTTATAAGAAAAATAATGAATGACATTTAAGTTTCTATTCATATTTAATTGAAAGCAAATTACTTAGCCAAAGAATAGAGTTACATAAAATTTTCATTCTATTGTCAGTAAGGATTTGCATCgttagattttatgaagatctaacggtcgaAACTAACTTGACAATTTATACCAAAGAGTTCATGCCGAAAATAATTAGTAAATATTTAAATTTGGAATttgaaaataagaaaattaatAGTTGGCCAAAGAGTTTCTGTGGAATATGATTAATTAAATAGATATGGAAACCATGAAAGATACCTGTGCTATTCAAGTCGACATCTTCACCCGTTTGCCCTCCCTCCTGCTTGCCCATCCACCAGCAGACTGTCCATGTCGCCTTGATGTCCTTTTCAGAGTTCATCGATATCCATATATACCTAGGGTTTGTGCTGTGCTTGCCTTGCACCATGGCAAAGACAAACAGGTTCCCTCCCGTGAGAGTGTTTGCTGGGGCAAGGAGAGACCTTTGATCCGATCCGGCACACATCAGTCTCCCGTCTTGCTCGATTGAGAGTTGCTCGGTTCAAGTTACAGTGTCGTCACATGGCCTGTCACGATTCAGGATCTTACAGGCTCTCTCCATATAAttacaacaaaagaaaaaaagtaacGGCACCCTCCATGCAAAACATAATAATACAATTATGTTAGCCTCTCCAGCAATGCATGCAACGATGGACAATATGCTATCGTTCAACTGCTAATGCGAGCCTGGTGACTGGTGTGTTCATAATGTTACTATAGTGAGACATTGATTTCAGCGGTGATTGATAAACAGCTCAATTTTGACCGAGAGTGACCTAGACGCTACACtttgtggagagagagagagatagagagagagaggtgggagTTTGCACAAAGGTGAAAAGGCAGTACATACTACATCCATTGGATCTCGGGAGTTAAAAATTGGCATGTTAATTAATTTGAAAGAGagctttttatttgtttggtaAAGTAATTGCATCAACACTAGAGAGCCCATAAGTATAAACAAAAGTTTATATTCAAAAGAAGTAAAGAAAACCAATCAATATTGTTATATTATATAGGGTTGTTAGTAGGTTTAACTTAAGTTTACAAAAGCAATATCCGGTGTAGCCTTggaatgaaaaaaataatttaggGGTATTGACTAAATTAGGAGCGCTAATTTATCCCTCGGTGCCTTAATGGGCTAAATAAGGACTAACAGGCTCTTAAAACCAAATAAACATTATCTGTGCAATTAAATTACCAATTAGCCCATATTTAGCCCTTTTATTTGGCATCCATATAAACAAAATTAAAGTTTAACTCTGAAATCCAAACACCATCTAAATACTTAAGTGTTACATGAATCCAATAGAGTCTCTTATTGGTTTATAAATTACCACAATAATATGTCAGAATATATAAATATCTCCATCATTGATCTTTGTGGACTCATGTAACACATAGATTTTCTATGATACAAGGGTAAACTAAAAGCATCTCAGGATGACACACCTATAACGATTACCTTAAGTGCGTAgtatatactccctctgtcgtattaggtttgtccCAAGTCAAACTTGGTAAACTTTAACCAAATTATGGaaagaaataataatatttacaataccaaatttgtttcattgaatccaCCATAAAATATATGTTGATAGTATAGTTGTTACTATATCTTTCTACAGATTTGGTCAATGTTAgtaaagtttgacttaggacaaaccagCTAAtgcgacatgtaaataaaaatggagggagtaactgCCAGAGTGAATTAGTGTTTGTAGAATCATCAAGGTGCAATGAGGGGGAGTTGAGGAGATCTGATGTATCCTAAATTTCAAGCACCAGTCTAGAGAAAGATCAGTGGTCCAAATTTGATTATGCGAGTCACAGAATACAATAGCTGAATCAGATGGAAGAGGGTAGAAAGGCTTCCTATCTACGGGAAGATGCACGAGGCATTGGTACCTGTCAGCGAAATAATTTTAGAAGTAAAGGCTTTTCGTGAAGCTATAGAAAGCGGTATGTGAAATAGACAACTATGAAACAACTAAAAACTAAAGATTCATAGTGAGTCCAAGAAGATGACAAAATTTAGTGAAATCAGCATCCTGATTTTCATATGAgttaataattaaaataatcaAATAAGAGTGTAATTCAAATACATAAAAATAACTCCTAGAGTTTTATAAACAAGTTAAGCAAATCACTATATGAAAATACACGTTTTTATGAAACTATTTTCATAGGTATCAGGAAGAAAAAGACACAAACAAGGTAAAATCTAAACCATAATAAATAAATGTttagggccgtgtttggtaaaTTTCGCGCACGTTTTCtgagaaaagaatctcgcatgcatggattactaaatgaagtctatttgcaaaacatttttagggataagtgtaatttttcgagacgaatctaatgatggtaattaatcacgcggtcaaaggcctcattagattcgtctcgcgatttacacggggggttgtggaggtggttttgtaattagactttatttaatactcgtaATCAGTGGTCAAAGTAGGGTGAAAATTTTTTCACCctacaaccaaacacggcctagataaaaaatagaaaaaagaatcAAATACAGTATTAGGAAAAGGGGCAGTAGCTAGCAAAGGAGGATTGAAGGAATTATAACATAATCCCTACTCTTAGTGTTTTGCTCTTAATTTCATAATTTATCTAAATTGAGGTAAGCTGATAAGGACTGATCAGCCAAGAGTACGTAAAAGCACCATCAAAATAGGGCATCTGCATTAAATTATGTTTAGATATAGATATTCCCTTTTGTCATGTACATATTTTGCACAATGAAATAAGATGATAAAAAAGTGATATCTTAAACTGGACTATTTGGACAAAGTAATGACAATGAAACAATTAGACAAAGTCACTTGAATACATTTAATTTTAAGTTAAAAAGATCCTAATTTTAACATGAAAAATtgctagctacccgcgctatctgcgcgggccaccttgctagtttaaTAGAATTAATAGAATACTCATACaaataagttgcaacttcttttttcTAAAACCGATCTCCAAAAAACTCTGAGGTTAAGCGTGTTTGACCTGATGCAATTTGGGGATGCGTGACCGACCGGAAAGAATCTTTCCAGGTGCGTACGAGTGAGGATAAATGTTTAGAAGAAAAAATTTGTTGGCCTGTGAGGTCAATCTAACTATATCCTAAAAAAAACTGTTAGATGTAAACGGATCCGACTTCGGGGAGGCGAGACGTTACATAGGGCATCGTCTCTTCAGGAAGTACAAGCCAGCTTCATCGTCTAGCTACGCTATTAGCTGCCCAGTGCCCATGCATGCATCTCAGTGGTTCGGAATCGAGCTAGGTCAGACTAGCAGCTTGTTAGGCTTGTGCTGTTAGTTTGCCTGATCCTGATCCTACAAGATGGTGTatgctgtgtttagatcctgcAAAATTGGCACTGTAGCGAATTGTagtaatttttatttgtttgtggtaaatattattatACCATGGggtaactagactcaaaagattcgtcttgaaatgtacatctaaactgtgaaattagttattttgtttacctACATTTcttactctatgcatgtgtcttTTGATACATTTaatgattcgatgtgatgggaatTTTGGAAATTTTGGAAGAAGTCGGGGGAACTGAACACAGCCGTAGTGGATTGGTGGTAGCTAGTGGACTAAGTGGAGCAACATTTTTGTGCTTGGAATTCTGTGGCTCCGATCCAGTAGTAGTGGTTCAACAAGATCACTTACACGTCCTGTCATGTCCTGCAACAGCTAGCATCGTGGAGCTGTAGCGACGTACTTCTACGTATTTTCAGCTAATCCACGACATCACCAATCTGGATCGGATATGGGGCTCGAAATTATTTGTAATCATGTTTTTACTGGATAATGAGCTAGCCATGTCTGATGTCTCTGGTCGCCACACCCTGCTGATCCTTTTGAAGGACATCAAGGCCCCAGATACCCAAACCTAGGGGGTTTAGCCATGATCGACGGATATTACTAGCTAGCTGCTGAAACCCGCAGCAGCAGTGGCATGATAGTTCTGCCGGCCGGCCGCTGGTTGTCAAATTATGCTAGTACCGCCACTCATTCTGGCTGCTTTGATTTACTTTGGGGCCAGCTGGCCTTGCGAATCTTGTGGGTTAAAGCAGGCTGACCTTTATTTATGGAGATGGTTAATCTGAATGACCAGATTTTAATctgccctctccctctctcttttttttaaaaaaaatccaagtaaccttttttttttggcgaaaAAAAATCCAAGTTTGCTATCCGTATAAAAAATTGTCTAAATTTGAAGTTTTCTTTTCACATAGTGAGAAATTTGATTTAGGGTAAAACTAGGACGACGTCCTACACGTTCGACACGGATGGAGCAGTATGCAAATTaatatttgatgaatctaaAGCTAATCTATCTGCTTGTCTTGTACCCGGTTGTCCTTCGCTGTCCCTGTGCTCGGGAGTTCGTCAGGGCGATTGGATACGCACATTAACGGATGTGGAGCACAAAATCTAAGACATTCAGGCGATCGAGCAGGGTGTGGCATTGTTTATAGCgtcaccagagccgcgacaccTTTTCCAGAACGGTTTTATAGTGGCTGCAAGTAGAGTAATAAAGAAGATCGGAGGAAATAAACACGTTGCTTACTTGCTTGGTTGAAACGTACTGGGCCTGGTCAACCCGAAAACTTGCTGAGCCTGCGAATGATACCCCCAAGGCCCACCTGGCACCTGTCGCTGGATGGAGATCCGACGGGCCATACGAGAAGCTTCCTTTAGAAGACGATTAATCAATCATACAAGTTGTTCCACCACGCGCAACACGCGCAGCCGTGCACC from Panicum virgatum strain AP13 chromosome 7N, P.virgatum_v5, whole genome shotgun sequence includes the following:
- the LOC120680518 gene encoding uncharacterized protein LOC120680518; its protein translation is MRARRWSRAALVACLVLLAAACAAESRAVPGASGKAAAAADGGRRSAFDVVVVGLVSIGLGRRWRAGGGDELVDEDKRRVPTGPNPLHNR